The window GAACCCATGTGTGCAGGACTCTGAGCAGCAAATGTGTGTGCTGCAGGCCCCTGAGACATCCATGCCTTGAGCCCCCGTCCCAGGGCTACTCCTTGCCTATGGGGGCTGGGCAGGTAGAGGGTCTGCTGGAGCCAGAGTGGTGGATGGCCGGTGGGGCCTGCGAcaggagggctgggctgggccaggcTCCAGGTCCCAGGGGAGGCCCTCTCTGAGCTGGGGGCCGGGGGTGGACCCGGAGACTCTCAGTCATTGGATCCTTCCCTTGGACCCCCTCCAAGGGGCTCTGCACCTGCTCCAGTGCCCAGTGCTGGGGGCTGTTCAAGCTCAGCTGTGCTGGTTGGGTACCAGGTGTGGCCACGTTGCCTGCCCcgcttcctggagaaggtaatgtcTGCCTCCTAGGTCCTTGTGCAACTGGCACCTCTGTGGTGCCTCCTCTGAGGGGCTGCTCCATGACACGGGCTCCTGGGCAGGGTCGCTGGGTGCCTGGCCTGTCCCCAGGCATTTCAATTGGGTTGCAGTGGGGTCCTTGGCCTTGCAAAGCTCATAGGGGCAAAAGCCATGGACCAGAGAGGTTgtgtaacttgcctgaggtcacactgcAATGAGTGTGGACTCAGTTTTTGGTGACTCGGAGACTTTGTGGCCATAGGAAGTGTGCAGAGCCATCCGTGGACAAAGGGAAAGTTTGGGGGTTGGGtgactaacacgttcactttTGTGGGGGAGTTGGGGGAGGACGGGCAGGAGGGCAGTAGTGGTGGGTCACTGGGACCCTCCACCCAGATGCCTCCCCCACATCAGTGGCAagctgcctggggtgggggtggagggctcTGACACGAGGTGGTGACTGGGGTCACATGTGGGGCTGGGTTGGCCTTGAGCCAAGAGCCCAGAGACCCCTTTGGATGCTCTGGTAGTTAGGGCAGTAACTGCAGTGGCCCCTGGATCCGCAGGTGGTGTTGGGGTCGCCCTGCAGCTGTAGAGACCCCCTGACTGTGCCTGTCTCCCCTCCAGGTGGCTGCAGGCTTCCACTCCCACCCTGTCTTCGCAGCGGAAATGTCAGGTGAGTCCCACCCGCGCCCCGCAGTGGGGGATCCTGGCTTCTCTGGCCATCTGGAAAGTTCCCCGGGCGGCTGAGCACACTGTGACCCCAGGAGGGGCACAGCCTCGCTCTCCTCCTGGGATGGGAGTCGGGGCTGCTCTGGCCACTGGATTGGACAACAGGGTGACAAGTCCGCACAGTGAGCATCTGGCCCAGCCAGCAGAGCCCAGGGGGCACCTGTGTAGTTGCTCGGACATGGAGCCCAAGTGGGCAGCTCTGGGCAGCACTTTGTTACTGTGCTATGAAGTCTGTCCACTGCCCACCAAGGTGGCACAGGTGCTAAAGGGACCATACAGAGATGAGCTCGGCCCCTGGGCCCCACATGTAAGACGGAAGTGTTCCATGTTGGAAAACAGGaagtcccaggacttccctggtggtccagtggttaagactctgagcttccactgctgggggcctgggttcatccctggtcagagaactaagatcttacaagcCTCGCAGTgaggccaagaaaacaaaaacaaaaaccccatgGAGTCCAGACTCCAGGAAGAGGACCTAATGGCAGGTGTGGCTGTGAGATGAAGTCATGTTGGAGCAGGGTGGCCCTGAGATAACAGTGGGACTGACATCCTAAGATGGAGGAGACATGGGCACAGACACAGGGAAGCAGGGAGGATGGGGCAGAGCTGGAGGGACGGGTTCATAACCCTGGGGCGCCCAGAGCATCGGGGGGAAATGTGGCCCTGTGACACTGGATCTGATTGTCCAGCCTCTAGAACGGAGCCAGGACAGACCTCTGTCCAATCaggccacccagcctgtggtccTTTGTAATGGCAACCCCAGGGGGTTCCCACGTCCCAAGTGCCACAACCTGCCCTGAAGTCAACAGTGTGGATATGTGTGGACCCTGCTGTTGAATCTTCACGTATCCCTGTGACTGTCGTAAGAAATTGCCACAGACTCAGATACTTGAAAGAAAtttgtcctgggacttccctggagggccagtggttaggactaccTGCTTTCAGTGCTgagggtgtgagttcaatcccaggtggaggaactaagatcctgcatgctgtgtggcgcGGTCAGAAACTAAGTtcataaataagtaagtaaatagaaTTTGTTCTCTGACAGTCCTGAGGTCTGGAGTCCCACATGGGTACCACAGGGCTAAATCCAGGTGTGGGAAGGGCTGGTCCCTCTGGAGGCTCTCAGGGAGCACCGGCTCcccccttttccagcttctagaggtgcTGCATCCCTGACTCGcggcccctccctccatcctcacagCCAATGGCTCAGCATCTCCCGTCTCTCTGCCTCTGACCCAACCCCTTCCCTTTCATAAGGACCCTGTGATGGCACTGGGTTCCCCAGAGAGTCCAGGATCATCCCGTCTCAGGGGCCTTAGCTTAATCCCTCTGGCAAAGTCCCTTCTGCCCCATGAGGTGATGTATCCACAGGTCCCAGGAGCAGATGGGCACAGCCCTAGGGCCACTACAAGCTGACTGCAATGTGAGTTTTTCCGCACCCCTGTCCCTGCAGGAAAGGAGAACAACTTCCCCCCGTTGCCCAAGTTCATTCCTCTGAAGCCCTGCTTCTACCAGAACTTCTCTGACGAAATCCCTATTGAGCACCAGGTCCTGGTGAAGAGGATCTACCGCCTGTGGCTGTGTGAGTCAGGGGGAGGGGTGCACCACCCAGAGACCCAGGCCCGGGACAGGCCCGGCCCAGGACTTGTCTTGAGCTTGGTGGGTGGGAGCCTGAGGGTTTAGTAATAAAGCTTACCGACAAACttctctcatggctcagtggtaaagaacctgcctgccaatgcggaagccacaggagatgtgggttcagtcctgggctgggaagagcccctggaggagggcatgtcaacccactccagtattcttgcctagagaatcccatggacagaggagcctggtggactatagtccatagagttgcaaagagtcagacataactgagtacaCACACTGATGAGCTCCTGTCCGGAGTGGATGGAGCAGGTGGGCAGCTGCACAGAGCTGGGCCCCCCAGGCCCTTCTCTGGCCCCAAGGTCTCTGTGCTCATGGGAGCCACACCCCAGCAGTAGGGGGTGTCCCATTCAGCgccctctttctccttccttcccctagTCTACTGTGCCACCCTGGGCGTCAACCTCGTTGCCTGCCTGGCCTGGTGGATCGCGGGTGGCTCAGGTGCTAACTTTGGCCTGGCTCTGCTCTGGCTGCTCCTCTTCTCGCCCTGCGGCTACGTGTGCTGGTTCCGGCCTGCCTACAAGGCCTTCCGGTGAGTTGGGGTGGCTCCCACCCTCCAGGGGCCCTTGGGGAGGGTCTGGGGTTGACATTTGGCTCAGAAATAACAGCAGGTGACCTCACTGTGCACGCCCCCCTCCGGGCCAAGTCCTGAGAGGGGTGTACCCTGATCTGCAGCTGCCACCTGGCCCGGGTGTGAGCCTGCCTCTCGTATTTGGATGACACTGTGTACTGGGGTCCACAAGCCACATCCATCTCTCCCTGTTTTGTTAATGACTTTGTTGACATATTGTACATACCACTCAGCTCACCTGCTTAACAGCTCGATGTTTCTAGTGTTTATACAAGACTGGACAGCCAGCATGTCTAGCTCCAGAACAAACCACCAAGAAACCCCATCCCCATTAGCACCATCCTAACCCCTCAGCCTCTGACAACCAGGAAcccactctctgtgtctgtgaatctgccTGTTCTGGACGTTTCCCATCAGTGGGATCACTCTgcgtgtccttctgtgtctgcttctctcactgagcatcaTGTTCTCAGGCCCTACCCACATGGTAGCGAGTGTCTGGGCTTCATCCCTTTGGGTATCTGATGCTCCCATGTGTGCAGGAACCAAGTGGTGTTTCTCCATCATCTGTGGATGGCGTTGGTGTTGCTGCCCCCTTCTGGCTACTGTGAATCTTGCTCTGTGGCTTTCACCGCAAACCTGCCCTCGGCACTCAGGCGTGTGCTATGTCTGTTCCATGTGGCCCCTAATCCCAGACCCTCAGTGGGAGTCAGGTGGGGCCCCTGGGGCCCTTTGGAGACAAGAACCAGAAACCTGTCCACTTGTGCTGAAGCGAAAGGGGCACTGTGGCTTCAGGTCCCAAGCTGATTCCAGCAACTGTGTGTAAGAATGGGGACCCCCCGAAAGCTTCGGGGGCAACCCGGGAGCAGCCCTGTGCCGCGAGGTCCCCGGCCCTCCTCCATCCCAGGTCTCCCCTTGCTTGACCTCCCTATGTGAGCCCCTCGCAGCCTCTTTTGTCCAGGGCAGCAGGGCATCGCAAACCCACCAGGAACCTATCAGATTGACCTTAGGGTACCGGCAGGTCCTTCGGTGTAGTGGGGCCTCCTAAATCCCCTTCTGGTGAGGAGCGTGTCAGGGTTGTCCTCCTCCTGGGGGCGGGAACTGGAGGTGTGGTGGGGCAGGGCTATCCTGCCCAGTTGGCCTGGGCCCTTCCTCGGCCCCGCCCTCTCCTCCAGCATTGGTAACAAAGCCATTGGCTTCCCTCCAGATCCGACAGCTCCTTCAACTTCATGGCGTTTTTCTTCATCTTCGGAGCCCAGTTCATCTTGACCATCATCCAGGCCGTCGGGTTCTCGGGATGGGGCGCGTGGTAAGCTTGTGGGGTCAGCCATGGGGACATGTGTCATGTGCAGGACAGATGTGAGCTCAGGCTGAACACTGTGGCCAGGACACCAAAATGCCAATGGCTGGACGAGGGTGAAGTCTGCTCATCGCTCTTGTAAACCCCCTATCCTGGGAGGTGCCGGGTTGGCAGCCCGTTCACAGTGGTTCTCGTGCCAGTCACCCAGCCCCCAGGAGAACCTGGCAGGCATGTCCAGCTGTGTGTCCCCGGGGTCAGAGAGCAGCTGGAAGGGCCATGCCCCACGATCTGGGAGAGGCATTTTCCattgcttcccagatggcgctagtggtaaagaacccgtctgccccATGCCGGAGACATTAAAGAGGTGGGTTCCaaccccgggttgggaagatcccctggaggaaggcatggaaacccactccagtatccttgcctggagaatcccatggacggaggagcctggcggctacagtccatagggtcacaaagagtcagacacgactgaagtgacttagcactcgtTAACACATgaggtgtctgctgctgctataGTGAATTATTAAATGTTCAGTGATTTGAAACAAACTTTTCATCTTAAGTCCCAGGGGTCCGAATTCATGTAACCCACAGGTTGGCAGGGCTGGCCTTCTAGAGAGCCACCTGCTCCAGTCCAGGTGGCCACAGTCCCGCAAGTCCCCTCCAGGGGGTAGTGGACAGCATGGGGGTCCACGGTTGCTGTGGAGCTACAGGGACACCTGGCCAGTCCTGGGCCCTGGGTATCCATCCCTCCCTGCTGGCCCCAGACTTCCACCATCCGCTGGGTGAACGCTTCCCTGTCAGTCCATTCAGAAGGCCTTTTAAAACCTGTGAGACGTCTTATGTGTAAAAGACCACAGTGCTGCTTCACACTAGGAAGCAACAGTGACCACAGAGGCTCAGACTTGTCTGTCCTGCCTGCTTGTGACCTGTTCACATGGGGCTTCTTCGCAGTTTGTGGATCTGGGGTAGAGTGTCCACCCCGAGCTGCCTCCCCACCCGTCTGACGCCCTTGCCTCCACCGGATGTGGTGGGCACAGTGCCCTCACCCACAGCGCTACCATGTCAGGCCTTCCCCTTGGGGTCCCTGCGGCTTGTTAACAGTTGGCCTTTGTGGTTGGTCCACATTGGACTCCAGGTGGGGTGGAGTGTGCACCCTCTGTGACTGGGGCCCCCACCGCCAGTCCTTTCCACGGTTGGGGCTTCCTTGAGGTGCCTTCCCAGCCCAGAAAGGCAGCTGCTTAGGTGCATGACTCAGTGGTTCTGTGTGTTTACAAGGGTGTAGGTTCATCACTCTCTCCAGTTTCAGAACATTCCACCACCCCAAAGTGAAGCCCCATCCCCGTGAGCAGTCCCTTGCTCATACCCTAACAACCAGGAACCCACTCCCTGTGTCTGTGGATCGGCCTGTTCTGGACGTTTCCCATCAGTGGACTCACACCCtctgtgtccttctgtgtctgctccTCTCACCGAGCAAGTGTATTGGCAGGGTCCGTCCACACGGTAGCGAGTGTCAGGGTTTTGCCCCTTTTGGTGGCTGAGTTGATGGGACGCAGTGTGTGTGTCATTTGTTGTGGGTGGACTCTTGGGTTCTCTGCCCTTCTGCTGTTGCTGGTGGTTCTTCTGTGCATTGTGTACACCTGTCCGTGTGGACACGTGTTCTCAGTTCTCTCTGGTGGATGCCTGGCTGTGGAATTTCTGGGCCACATGGTAACTCTTGAACCTTCATCAGAGCTCCCAGACCTGCCCCTGGCCTTTGCAGGCTGCATCCGCATCTCCCTGGCTCTGGCCCCTTGAGCTCCTGGCTGGGTGGCCCTGGGGGAACACCTTATACCCTCGTCCCATCCCCCTTATCTCCAGGTCTGTCATCTTCCCAGACCCCCAGCTGTGCTTACACTCCCTCAAAGTGCAGAGCAGTGTGCATTTGTACGCGAGGACGTCCCTCCTGGCTTCACAAAGGGGCGAGGCCtgtccacgtgtgtgtgtgtgtgtgtgtgtgcatgtccagcAGGTTGTATGCCTGTgcacatgcacgtgcacacacacacacacacactttatcttttttttgctgtgtgacttgtgtaatcttagttcctcaacaggggattgaacctgggtcctggcagtgagagcacagagtcctaacccctggatccCAGGGAATCCCCTACACATGTTTCTGTAAACTCTCTGGAAGTGAACTAGCAGATGAGGGATGCCAGTTCCCTCTGGGCTGGGGAGTGGCGTTGACAGGAGAGAGGTGTCTATTGTGTGTTTTTCTAAGCTTCCTGAGCTGTGTGGTTTTGTTACTCACTAAGAAAAACATTCTCAAAAGAACT is drawn from Bos mutus isolate GX-2022 chromosome 7, NWIPB_WYAK_1.1, whole genome shotgun sequence and contains these coding sequences:
- the SCAMP4 gene encoding secretory carrier-associated membrane protein 4 encodes the protein MSGKENNFPPLPKFIPLKPCFYQNFSDEIPIEHQVLVKRIYRLWLFYCATLGVNLVACLAWWIAGGSGANFGLALLWLLLFSPCGYVCWFRPAYKAFRSDSSFNFMAFFFIFGAQFILTIIQAVGFSGWGACGWLAAIGFFQTSVGAAVVMLLPAIMFSMSAAMMAVMIMKVHSIYRGTGGSFQKAQTEWSTGTWRNPPSREAQFNNFSGNSLPEYPTVPSYPASGGQWP